Part of the Vigna angularis cultivar LongXiaoDou No.4 chromosome 1, ASM1680809v1, whole genome shotgun sequence genome, cgaaactttgatggtttttagtactcatagttttaaaactcttaatattagtccttaaaattggacggcaTTAACTTTTAatagatgtggcaaacggcgaggccACGACTTATGCCAGCTTGCCTCTTCACTCTTTGCCACGTTGCTTGTGTTGTTCGTCTTCTCCAGCAGAGCAAAGCCTCCATCGGACCAGCTGCTCAGTCCAAGGCGTCGACGGCAACACCAATCGCCACCCGGGACCATTGCCGGCAGCGGCGTCGATTTCTCCCTCCTTGACGTTTCTCCGCGCGCGAGAGAAGCTCTCTCGTTCCTCCGTCAATCGCTGCCTGAGGGAGCCCAGCCTCCGCGAGCCACAAACTTTAATCTTTAATGTGTACTTCCTTTTCTCTGTTTTCTTCCCTCTCTATCACATCCCTAAACCCCAACTCACTCCTTCATTACAGAGCAAAAATCCAAACCCACTTAAACACCACACTCCATCAACACAGCGCAAGAACAAAATTGGAAAATTTTCACCACAAAACAAAACCCCAATTAAATATTCACCCCAAAATTCAAAAGGGTAAACCAGAAAAGACAGGGACAGAGAGAGACATACAAGGGTGTAACGAAACTTCCTCCTAGGAGGCTCATAGGTGGCAACAGTGTCATCGTCAGTGGTTGGGGTCCACTGGCGCAAGAGGAGAAGAGAGGAAGCGTTGGAATTGGCAGGAGCGTGAGCGTTGTTGTTGGTGTTGGTGTTACTGGGTGAGGAAGAGGGAGTGAAGTGGacccacttcttcttccacttcctgaTGGGGTCGGTGAAGACGGTGGTGGAACCGTAACGAAAGGAGGCGCCACTCTCTCAGGCAAGCCAACCCACTTTCTGTATCAATGTCCGCCTTCTTGTCGCCGAGTAGGGATCGGGATGTATGGTTTTTTTTTACCAATCCTTTTCCTACTCAATCTGTCTTACTATAACTCCACAAGCCTCGTCCGAATCAACCTACGGTTTCCCTCAACGGAATGGTCAGTTCCTTCATATAGAAGGTCTCCGACGCAGGACCCTTATTTTGAAAGCGTAAATCAAAATGTTGGTACGTAAGGTATTACGGAGAAAGGCCAGTAGTAGCATACTTACTCGGGAAATTTGGAATACATGCTGCGACCCCGGGATTCCATGACACAGTTTTCTTTTGATGTTCTCCCGTAGGGCAGATAGGATCAGGAGGCATTTGCCCCCCAGGTCCGTGTTCCCAGATCGCCTTACGCGCGTTATCTGGGAGGGATCCATGGTAATACACCAAAAGTCGAAAATGTTTATGGGAGGAGCGCAGGACCCAATAGGTTCTGGGGGAAGTTACAGTACAGATGGATGCTCAGTGATCTCGAACATCACTTACAACATTCAATGTCGAAATTTTCAATCTAATTTGTCCTTACAGCTAACCTAGATGACAATTCAATCCAGTAACCTATGCGGCGGAGGAACGAGAGAGCTTCTCTCGCGCGCGGAGAAACGACATGGAGGGAGAAATCGACGCCGCGGCTGGCAATGGTCCCGGGTGGCGATTGGTGTCGCCGGTGACGCCTTGGACTGAGCGACTGTTCCGATGGAGGTTCTGCTCTGCAGGAGAAGACGAACGACACaagcaacgtggcagagagtaaAGAGGCAAGCTGGCATAAGACGTGGCCttgccgtttgccacatctactaaaagttaacgccgtccaattttaaggactaatattaagagttttaaaactatgaggactaaaaaccatcaaagtttcgaatagagactaaacccaaaatcgtgtcATACTTAAaggatgaaaaacatatttaaccctttctTAATTGAGttatattgttttgaaatacCCTGTTAAGTAGGAAGTTTTTAAATTATGgcttattttggatgactgtaagctTAACAACTTATTTGCAAGTctactctaactgttctcttatattaaaatgtggacCTACTACattatatttctatataatctgggatgttacactacctacaaaataaataaaaaatatttacaataaaattataaaattatttttatttaattttataattataatagtaataataattttattatttcttattattatgagaaaaaaaagtaaacatgtgATGTGTCAGAATGGATTGGAATCCATGAAATAATATGGTTTATCAAGAGTTGCGTACTAAGAACCTAACTCATTTAGGTTGAAACCGTGGTAAGTAAAATTGGTTCACCAAAtcacctaatttttttaatttattagttaacaatcttttttatttgtatgatagGTAAGATacttcaaaacaacaaaatattgtagattttgtataatattttttatttattttgagttgtctagagtttaacatcatttttaattgaaatttatttagatttgaattaaaaaaaaatattttttaattgaaaataaattattttttaattgaaaaaaaatttataattaagtgaatGGCTAAATCAACCTTATTAACTCATCAATCCCATAATGACTATAATCCATTTCAACAACACTAGTTtttactacaaaaaaaaaaaaagaattcgtgtaaatacaataataaagaaaataaattaaaattattataaaaaatatgtcaacatagttatttaaatcaaatatagatcttcataaattaaattaaataataattttatacattttttttttcatacttaAATGGCCAAAGTTACAAcaagataacatttttttttctttttagaataTCCCACTAGATAACAAATGTTACACAGAAGGATAAGTGGTATGCAATAATGTCCAAAAATTATTGATACCATTGATTTACATAATGGAAAGATGAGCAACTGTGACAACTTGAGTAGATGGTGGCTGGAAACTTGATGTTTACAGCAATTAGAGAAAGATGAAACAATGAtagagtttaaaaaaattaacaatagcAACAAAAGGAAGAAGAATCAGTAAGTAGAAAGTGATTAAAAGATTCACTTAATCAGCAATGCAGAGTTGCAGAAGTGTCTTCATTGCTTGCTTTTTCACTACCTTCCCAAACACTTGTTTTGCCATCTTGAAAACTTTGTCCCTCTCAACAACTCCACCACTATTTTTCTTGAACTCCTCCATCACAAACTTAAGCAGCCTGTGATCTCCTCCAACCACATCAGTGATGCTATCAACCACAGCCTCAGCAGTAGGAATCTTCCTTCCCCACCTCTTCATGGCCCTCTCTGTCCTATAAGCCTGAGAATAAGCTTCCCAAAATGATGCCCTCAAATACCCTTTCTCCTTACCCCTTACCTTCAACCTCTTCATTTGTTCCTCCAACTTGAACACCACACCCCCCACATCCATCCCTCTCTCAAGACCAATCTCAATCTCTCTTATTTCTTGTTTCGGGAACACTTCCCCCTCAAACCTACACCTCTTGCACTTGCAATGAATACACCAATTCACAGACATCTCCTTCCTCTTGCTCAAACCACACAAAGGGTCAAAATAAGCAAAAGTCACCTCCTCCCCAGCCTTCAAATCCTTAGAAGCATGAACCACCAAGTAGTCCCCAACATGCAACCTCCTTGCATTGGGACAACATGAGTGGTTTATCAAGGAAGGGAGCAGCCACAGGCCAACACCGTAACAATCATTGCCCCTCCTCAACACATTGGCCGAAACAGCATCCTCTGTCAGAGAATTCACATCCAATATACCAACCAACTTAACCATATCAACATCAACCTCAACTTCACCATCCTTCTCCACATTCTCAGGTCTAAAGAGACCCACATCAGGCACCTCAAGTTCTTCCTCATTCTCCCCACTTGACAACCTATTAATCAAACCCCTTGTTCTCGGACACTTCCCAACAAACTCAAAAACCTTGTCAATGAAATTCTTCCACATTGCCAACTGTGCATCCTCACTCAGATCCTGAACCCCTCCCATTATGATACTCCTTTCCATGGCAATTGCCTTGGTGACCAAGATCAACGACCCAGCATCAATATTCTTCGTTGCAAACAATCCTCTCCCACTGATCTCAGATCTTCTAATCTCCACGGCACCAATGTGCTCTGCAAGCTCTGGAAGCTTCCCTCGAAACCCATTTGAAACCCAATCCGAAAGATCCAAACACCCGGTTTTGGACAAAAGCTCCAAACTTTTGCACCTCTCCAAGTACCCACTTACGCTTTCAGCGTTTCCGTCTAGCGTGGCGGTTCTGAAGCACTCAAGAGCGGAAGCATACCGGTTGAGGCAGAGCAAGATCTTACCTTTGCACAAAAGGGTCTTCGAATGCGCGGCATCGACTTCCAAAGCGTGGTCACAGTCCCGAAGGGCGCAGTGGAAGTCCTTCAACTTGGACCTCGCTTCTGCGCGATTGCACAAAGCTATGCAGAGGGATCTGCGAAGCTTTTGGTTTGGGAGAGAATGGGAGAGCGTTTGGGTGCAAAGGGTGATGAAATGGGAATAGGCTTCGATCGAGGCATTCCATTCTTCTCTGATGAAAAGCTCCGTGGCTTTGGATCTGAGTTGTTGCAACTGCTCATCTTCTTCTGCTGCCATTTCCAACTCCGGCTTTTTGGTCTATCAACAGCAACCCTTTGGCATCTCTTTTCAAATGGAGTTCCCTGTTTCAAAATTTTCCCCAGTGTAACGGTCGTTTAATTTCacttattctttttctctttttcttttcactctttAGCGTTTGACGTTGAAAAATGCAAACCAACCCCTCATGATTCGtgaatattaatttagtttaggAAAATGATagattgaatattaaatttttataactttttacaCAGTGgcatataatttcattttttaatttcttttttaaacatTCCACGTTGAAAATAGGAGAgtagagtgagagaaacacattcatttaaaaattaaagtattttaaGTTTTTCGAAGAACCTCCCTTAAACCCTCTCTTTTTCTTACTGTGAAGACTCTTGTTAGTGTTTGATGGTTAGATActcatattaaataataatacttcattataatttctttaactacttacaacatatttattattcgtgttagatatattatttttattttttattattagttaatttgttattaatttttttttatatttcaaatttaatccacgtttcttttattataataagtatATATTCAATTTAAGAGAGATAATTACCTACATAGTTTTCACTGTATTAACATGGTATCGAGATTTAagattcttttaaaaaaaatatttttgttaccTGAAacagatattttcactaagttttttatggattatattagtaaaaaGCTTGGTACATACTATTTGTATGCACTAGCTTGAGGAagaatgttaaatatattagttttatcttttatttgtttacatcctaggtttttgtttttggttcgTTGTGTAGAGTTTTCGTCCTTATCGTGTCCTGTTCTAAATTCCCTTACGAAACAAGGAGAAAGACACGTCAAAGTTTGAAATTTATAGTTTGATCTCTACCGTATTTGTTGCTTGAATCACTACCAAAAGTAGGAGAAATGTGCCTATGCCATTATTGTCACCGTTGTCTGTTTTGTCTCCATCTCCTTTCTTAAAAGTGCCTTTTGATGGCCAACTTCAAGGGTGCTCGAACAACCATACTCTAGATGCAGTCAGTGGAAACAAAAACTCAAAGTAATGGTGTagtggaaaatgagagaatggtGAAGCAAGAGATGAAGAATGGTGCGTGTATGGTGCTAATGGATCATACAACCAACCTGactaaggaaggaagctagagagGACTGAAAAGGACCTAGGGTGACACTCAAGTAAGAAAGAAGCTGGAATAATCTCAACAAAGCTTCAAAAGTGGCTAATACAAAGAGTGATGAATTTATAGTGAATTCAGGCCCCTTGCACGAGTAACAACCATAGTTGATCATCTGCTACACCCCACAGATCATAAGATAATTGGAAGCATGTTTCTAATGTGTTTATACACATATACACAAGGCATTAAAAATGTGGCCCTTCTAGAGTATCATTGGCGTTGGGCGCAACTCTCTTGTGTTGGGTGCATGCAGTCCATAATGTTAAATGTGAAGAGCATGTGTCTTTCGTTAGGCGACTCTCTGCTTGCGTTGAGAGAtccttgataacagttgaaaaactgttatttttatacttaattttgataatcaatcaaccctttttgacttagaaacttgctttaactcatgtttttgctttatttttgtgaataagagagttgaaggtgaatttaacaGTTTTTTGCtagattcctttgattttgtaggttagtggaatgatttgaaagaagagttaaagtaccgaatggttggaatgcagaaaagtcaaccagaaaagtcgatcaatcaaccagaatgcagaaaagttaaccagagtgcagaaaaagttgcgttGAGCGgaaattaccgttgagcgctaattttcaggtgccgaaatcaccgctgaggggaaaatcagcagctgaggggcaaaaatagaagacacgcacttaccgctcagcggtaaataccgctgagagccatttttatgggcttgggcttacttttctataatttttagaatactatataaggttttagtcgacctaggttagacatctttggctggaacgaagcagaaacacactctttcaccccttggaggaggattttggatgccacagctcctttctcacctttctagggttttatctttcactcCTTCATTGTAtgtcatctagtttcaccatgaatatggtgaactaaacctttattgttgttgggggaatcaatgtaatcctttaaagctctcatgtattgaatttgttcttcaagatcttttaaagatacatgctttctttcattaattgttagggtttttcctctttgctctaagcttgcattgtttaactcattcgatgtcatgattattgattttgtcgatatggacacatacggggaaatatagatctggggaatctctctcaatagtagtataaacctagacataggagtatgatggttggttggctttaagcttctgtgctttataatgcatgagtaattgctagggagacaagacattgtaaactagtgattatgattaggttttcttcgccgagacatcaggtttaaggtaatttagaaagtggcattaacaattaatgaagaaagatgaattctagaatacatgagagtggataggatgaaattgataaacctcaacaacatattcattcatatatttcataccaCGTGTTCtatttcttcttgcccattgatcaatacatgcattcatatttacttttcagtattttgcatttaaaatttacaagaaTTGGTtatacaagtcttaaataatcaacaaatcacataactgtctaggttGTGAAttctttgggagaacgatacttggtcttaccaattttattacttgatacaattcggttacacttgtcgagggttaaacaaTCCTCTGATTGCCAACTTAGCTTGATGTGTAAGGACCTTTTAGCCTTTAGTTTCTCATCCTCTAGTTTTTCTTGCTGTCTATCATTCCTCCACTAAGAGGTCCATTGATGGGCTCTATTTCATCACTTTTTATTCCCttcgttgttttttttttcttcgttGGTACCAAGTAAGTGATGAGAAATCCCTAAAAGGTTAAGGTTTATGGTGAAATGTTAGGTCTTTGATCGTAGCTAGATCAATGAATTTTTGGTGTGGGTccttttattatattcttaGTGGCTAGTTGCAAATCAGAAtgtattaaaaagataattgaaAACCAATTGAATGGGTTGGGCCCGAGAAAAAATTGGGTTAGTCACATTAATTAAATCaacttgaaaaaaaagttagcataatatttatgaattgaTAAATTCTCAAATAATACCTTTAATTACTTGTATGATCACAAGTTTAGGGTTCCTATTTTCTTAAAAGTTGTTTGTTGAGACttatgatgaaatttaaaaataagtattgCATATCTAGATGCTATTAAACAAGGGGAAAATATTCTCCAAGCTATGATAGATAATGCTCTTATGTGTGAAAGGGCAAGAATGATAATTGAAACTtcatttctcaaaattttgtAGACACTTTGCGTTTGAATCTTGCATTGAAGAACATATACACAACAAAGAATATTGAAGAAAACTGTGTATTTTATGACAAGTGTAATTGGATTAATGTCCTTATGCTTCTTTTGTTAGGAACTTTATCATGAACCACTTAATGAGATtgatcatttttaatatttttttactattgaaGTTTGTTGTTGTAGACACATGTTTTCCATTTGTCATAAtgattatgttaaaatttaaatttttaatacatttttttcaatccATTTTTGTTTGCAAAAGAATGAAATCCTCAATAGATATAATGATGTGACAAGGCCGAAGATTTTAAAGacttattttgaattatacattGTAggacaaaattatatatatatatatatatatatatatatatatatatatatatttcttttttctcttactATTTATTACATTACACTTTccatatgttttatttttaataatttatttcatttcaataataataaattgggTTTATTATACATATTTGCTTTAATGTTAGTATTttcagttcatctaactttcCATCGTTTTAactataacttttatttatagatattatattttaataattcttatttaatttaattacatattttcaaGGCTTCAAAATGGACATATGGTTTGCTAGGTTTGAAGCTCTCTTCtatgttttatgattttttttttgaagatgagacatatttaatgaaattttgtaaataaacaACGTGGATTAGATTTTGTGTTTATTAGCTTAAACTTTTTGAAATTAGAGCTTTATGATTAGATCCATTTTTCTTTCCGTTTTCAAAGCCTATACAAATCCTAAATATACTCTTAATTTAGAGacaaaaatcatttattaaatttaagagttttagtttttcttttttcctatttttttctcattttttttttgtttttttaattattctttattgtgttttgtgttctttatccatgaaaaactaaatatttaagGATCAATTTATGAATTCAAGATCAAGCAAATTGAatagtttttcatttattatttttcaatttaatttgtacacaaataatattaaaaagtgaatttagTCAACATGTATCctctaacaattaatttatGTGCTTTATAagttattgaaataaaagatTTTGATCTTTTACTGatgtttttttaatcttatgagaggaaaataaatttaagaacaTGTTTGACTCCTTTCTTTGacttaaaaaacaaatcaaatattgtTGTTAgattctaattttcttttttgttcgTTTCTTTCTCCATTCTTGTCACTTTGTTTCCTTTCTTAGAAGAACAATATAGCATAATCATCTCCTAACCCAAGTCAAGCCAAATCCTCTAAGAAATTAAGATTGTGTTTGTTTAGGGTCATTTTACTGTTTACTAATATTAGCGTGGACAGATTAACAATTACATTTATGTTTGTCTCAAGTTATTTAGAAGTAATAAGGAAAAGAGatgatttttttcatcttctcaaTGCAATAGAGATTTGAAAGTATTTAGCGtgaaaaattattcttattccTGAAAAAACATGCATGAAAACTATATACACTATCATATGATGGAATTGATTCCAAGAAAAAAGAGAATCGATTCCAGAAAAAacttatattagttttaataataataataaagtaaaaaaataatattattaaataataattattattataaagttaCTTACTTTATCTAGTTTCTCTACTAATATTCCTTACCTCCAGTATCTTGTGTTTTCTCTACGTAAAGTCTTGAAGTAGATTCTTTGTTCCTTCTTAACCTCCTCTAAATTATTGATTCATGcactcataatttttttttatcgtttCTCCATCAATAAAGAATTTCTATAATATGGTTCAAACCTCCTTGACTGAGGATTACTCTTAAAGTTTTGTCAAAAATGTTTTCATGCTCtgatatataaaaaactatGAATTGCTATATTTTCTCGTTACGTATTTATAGGCAACACTTTAGACATTGCCCACTTCCTTTGATAAACGGCTTTTGCTTCCTGCATCCCACAATTTCTTTGAACACCCCCTCATAttcaaaataactattttattctctttaaaagtGATTTCCGAAATTTTCAGAAAACAATTTCCAAAATGTAATTTTCATAACGTATTAAACATATTCTAGAATTAGTTTTCGAAATGagatttttaaaacaaattttatcaaatacATATCTTCTGAAATAAATTTTCCTAAATACTCCTATAAAAATATGTTTCGGATTTTCTTTTTTGGAGCACATAAAATATTTTCGGGAAAGAATATTTTGggacaagttttttttttttttccccttcattcctcttttcttgggtAATGATGGAAGCGGTAATAATGATCGTAACGGTGTCGACCCTGATTGATGTGAAGGGTGTTTAAATCTTTTCcgtataaattcaaatatttatttctctaaTCCAGAAATCTTCCATAGCCCATTTCCACtttctttgattattttcttttcaggGATTTATTCAATTGAGAAAAAGAAACTCGTTTTCGGAAATACTTATCTGATTTAATCTCCACATGACATCTTATAAAAGCATCGGATATAACCGAAACACTTATAATCGGATTTTCATATTCGATAAGCACATGTTcgattttatttattctaaattagttttattaattttaataaattcatgcatttaaatttatatcaattaaaaattatataattacgTTATAAActcttatataaattttaaaataaatataaattgatataacaataattaatttataaggaatataattttaacattaaagaGGAGAAAAGATAATCAGATGTGCAATTCAAATGGGTGGTACAGGATTTCTTAATACATGAAAGGAGGTGCAGGGTGGGTACAGAGGTGTAATCAATGTTGGAGAgagaaaaaactaataaaaataaaattaataaataatcacttaattaattaaggatattttttaaaattgaaggtGTAGGATGAGATGGTGgaactgaaaataaaaatatagtccAATGTCACTCCAATACACACGAcccaaaaaataaagaaaataatgctATCTACACCCGATCTTTTTCTCTTGGTACTCCacagtttttttctttcaaaactaCCCCTTATCCATTGTTCCATTCTTTCACCCCCTCATCATACTGTACTTTTTATGCACTCCCTTGTGTTTCACATTTCCATTTCCCATCCCTTTTAGTCCTACCTATTTAACGGTCAGCGTTGGTGTTGAATATAGGAGGTATCATAAAATTATgtgattaaatttattaaactcTCAATTCAACCCACTAATTCAGAAGATTAATGATGGCTTAACTCATTGatatttaagatatatattcaaacaatttcatcttgaaaagtaattaaaaaaagttaaagtacTGGCATATAAAGGCAATAGtgacttgttattttttttttttttttctgaaaggCATGTGTGAACACGCAACCAAATAATTGTGCACGAAACTTGGTGATAGATGTGGTGGACCTGTTAGTCACGCACATAGATATgatagcacaaaaccattaaaattACAAGTGATTGTGGTGCAAGTTGGAATGCATTTAATAGGGAGCAGTTTATAcacaattacaaaaaataaagacaGAGAGTAGAGACAAAATAAATAGTGTAAGTTTGTGATGTGTGTTGAAATTTTGGATTGTGTATTGGTGAAAGAAACTGAGGTTGTCCTTGAGTTGTTCAGCAAATTACGTGCAAGTAACCTAAAAATCTAAGGAATTAAGGAAGTATATTATATAGTGGTTGATTGATTATTATGCCTTCGTGCCATCCGTGTCGGCAACACGGTTCTGCCATTGTCCCGCCAATGCGCCGCCGTTGTCAGTGCATGTGATTTCTTAGATATCGAGATACAATGCATCAACCCAACAAACTTCTCTTTTCACGTATCTTCTTATCTTCTGCTTAAACCTTTCTTTGGATGAAGAGTGAAAATAAGAGATaggaaaataaagtaaaacaaaaggTAAGGGAAAAAGTTTACTTGTATGAATTTCTTATCAAAGTTTGACAAATAGTTTATAaggtgaatggaaaatataataataataataatacagtGTTTCAATAAGGGATATTGATTGAATACGTATTTATATTCCTTTAAGTAATAATTCAAACACAATTATAACatcttattttcaatatttcaaaggttattattatcataatagaCTCTCTAT contains:
- the LOC108334881 gene encoding methyltransferase FGSG_00040; this encodes MAAEEDEQLQQLRSKATELFIREEWNASIEAYSHFITLCTQTLSHSLPNQKLRRSLCIALCNRAEARSKLKDFHCALRDCDHALEVDAAHSKTLLCKGKILLCLNRYASALECFRTATLDGNAESVSGYLERCKSLELLSKTGCLDLSDWVSNGFRGKLPELAEHIGAVEIRRSEISGRGLFATKNIDAGSLILVTKAIAMERSIIMGGVQDLSEDAQLAMWKNFIDKVFEFVGKCPRTRGLINRLSSGENEEELEVPDVGLFRPENVEKDGEVEVDVDMVKLVGILDVNSLTEDAVSANVLRRGNDCYGVGLWLLPSLINHSCCPNARRLHVGDYLVVHASKDLKAGEEVTFAYFDPLCGLSKRKEMSVNWCIHCKCKRCRFEGEVFPKQEIREIEIGLERGMDVGGVVFKLEEQMKRLKVRGKEKGYLRASFWEAYSQAYRTERAMKRWGRKIPTAEAVVDSITDVVGGDHRLLKFVMEEFKKNSGGVVERDKVFKMAKQVFGKVVKKQAMKTLLQLCIAD